The Gemmatimonadaceae bacterium region GTCGGAGCTTGGCGCCGAACACGTGCGCGGGCTCACCCCGGCGGCCGACGCCGCCCACCTCGACCGCGAACACGCGCGAGTCGCCGCGATGCGCGCCGCGGCCGGCGGCGACGACGCGTGGCGCCCGCACCCCGTTCCCGACCTCGCCACCCCGCTGAACCGGTTGCGAGTCGAAGGCGCCGCGTGGAGCGGCCCCGATCTCGTCGCGGGAGCCGTGCTCCTCCGTTCGTCGCGCTTGACACAGGCCGAGTTGCGCGACGCGCGGCGGCCGGCCGTGGTGGGCGCAGTGCTCTCGCCCTTGCTCGACGCGCTCTTCGCGCAGCCGTCGGTCGAGGCGGCGATCGACAAGGCGCTGCAGGACGACGGCGTGGTCAAGGACGACGCGTCGCCCGCGCTCCGGCACCTCCGTCGCGAGCTGCGCGCCGCCCACGATACGCTCATTCGCATTCTCGAACGCGAGATGGAGCGTCTCGACTCGCATCATCGCGTGCCCGATGCCTCGCTGACCGTGCGCAACGGCCGCTACGTCATTCCCGTGCGGCGTGGCGGCCAAGTCGCGGCCGGCGGCATCGTCCACGATACCTCGGCCACGGGCGGCACGCTGTTCGTCGAGCCGGCGGCGGCGGTGGAGTTCGGAAACCGGATCCGCGAGTTGGAATACGAGGAGATCGCGGAGGTCGATCGCATTCTGCTCGCCCTCACCGACACGCTGCGGCCGCACCGCGATTCAATGATCGCGGCGTTCGCCGCGTTGGTCGAGCTGGACAGCTTGTTCGCGCGGGCGCGCTTCGCGGACACCTATCAGTGCGCCCCGGCACACCTCGTCGACGCGCGAGCAGGATTCAAGATCCACGACGGGCGGCATCCGCTCCTGCTCGCGCAGGGCGTGAATGTGGTCCCGTTCGACCTGGCGATGACCGCCAACGAGCGAACGCTCCTCGTGTCGGGGCCGAACACGGGCGGCAAGACCGTGCTGCTCAAAGCGCTCGGGCTGCTCTCGGCCCTCGCGCAGTCAGGCGTGCCGGCGCCGGTCGGCGCCGGATCCAGCATCCCGCGCTTCGACGACGTGTTCGCCGACGTAGGCGACGAGCAATCGATCGAGGCGAGTCTGTCCACGTTCAGCGCCCACGTGAAGAACCTCGGCGAGATTCTTCGCCTCGCGACCGCCCACTCGCTCGTGCTGATCGACGAGCTCGGGTCGGGCACGGACCCGACGGAGGGCGCGGCACTCGGGTGGGCGATTCTCGAGAACCTCACGTCGCGTGGGACGCTCACGGTCGCGACGACGCATCTCGGCGCGTTGAAGGAACTGGCCGGACAGGTGGACGGAGTCGTGAACGCGTCGCTCCAATTCGACGCGGCCGCGCTCGCGCCCACGTATCGGTTGATCAAGGGTGTGCCCGGGCGATCGTACGGCATCTCGATCGCGCGCCGATTGCTCCTCCCCGACAGCGTGGTCGAGCGCGCCGAAGAGCGTGTGCCGCAACGCGAGCGCGAGTTGGCCGCGCTGGTCGAGCAGCTCGAGCGCCGCGACGAGGAGCTCGCCGCGCGCGAACGCGAAGCCGCCGTGATCCTCGAGGACGCGCGGCAGCGAATGGCGAATCTGGGGCAACGCGAGCGGAACGTCCGCGAACGAGAGCGCGTCGCCGAACGCGACGCGCGGCAGGACACGCGTCGGTATCTCCTGGACGCACGCGCCGAGATCGAGCGCACGATCCGCGACCTCAAAGCGCGCGCGGCCGGTGAGCTCGACGAAGCCGGGCGTGAAGCGCGCCAACGCGCCGAGCAACTCGCGGCGAAGCAAAACGTCGAGCTCGAGCGCCTCGAGCGCGAAGAGTCGAACGTCAAACGCCGGGACACGCCGCGCGAGGTCAAGTCCGGGGCGATTGCCGCCGGCTCGCCGGTCGCCGTCGCGACGCTCGGCGGCAAGATCGGCCGCGTGATGGAGCTGCGCGACGGCGACGCCGTGGTGGTCGTCGGCGCGCTCAAGCTGACCGTCGAGCGCTCGTCGCTCACCCCGGTCGAGGCCACCGAGTTGCACGAGGTGAGCGGCTGGACAGGAGATCTGCCGGACGTGCACGTTCCGTCGGAGATCGACGTGCGCGGCTTGCGGCCCGACGAGGCCGAGGCGGCGGTGCTTCAAGCTCTCGACGGCGCGGTGCGGGCGGATTTGCGAATGCTCCGAATCATCCACGGGAAGGGGACCGGCGCGCTGCGCGACCGCGTGGGCGAAATGCTGCGCAAGGACACGCGCGTCCGTGAGTTTCGACTTGGCGCGTGGAACGAGGGCGGTGCCGGCGTGACCGTGGCGGAGCTGGCGTGATTCCTGACGACGTCGTCGACCGCGTCCGGCAGGAAGCCGACATCGTGGCTATCGTCGGCGAGTACGTGAAGCTCAAGCGGGTGGGGAACAGCTTTCGCGGCCCGTGCCCGTTTCATCACGGCAAAGGTCCGAACTTTTCCGTCACGTCGCGCGGCTACAACTGCTTCGTGTGCCACGAGTCCGGCGACGTCTTCACCTTCGTCGAGAAGCACCTCGGCCTGGACTTCATCGAGGCGGTGAAGTGGGTCGGCGCGAAGAGCGGCGTCGAGGTGCGCGAAGTCAGCCGCCAACGCGACGAACGCGATCCGCGCGAGCCGCTGTGGGAGGTGAACGCGAGCGCCGCGGAGTTCTTCCGGTCGCAGCTGTGGACGTCGGATCAGAGCGCGGGACGCGACTACGTGGCGTCGAGACAACTCACGCAGGACGACGCCGACCGGTTCGGCCTCGGCCTGGCGCCACGCGACGCCGCGTCGATGCGAAAATCGCTCGCCGCGCTGGGCTTCGACGACGAGCGCCAACGGGCCGCCGGGCTGTTGCTCTCTCGCGAGGGCGAGACGGAAATGCGCCCGCGCTTCCGCGGCCGGCTCATGTTCCCGATCTACGACATCGCGGGACACGTCGCGGGGTTCGGCGGACGAGTCCTCGACGCTCGTGAGCCGAAGTACCTGAATTCCGCGGAATCCGAGCTATTCGCCAAGCGCACGCTTCTGTACGGCCTCAACTGGGCGAAGCAGTCCATTCGAAAGGCGGACCGTCTGATCATCGTCGAGGGCTACTTCGACCTGATTCGGTTGCACCTCGCCGGTGTCCAAGAGGTCGTCGCTCCGCTGGGGACGGCCCTCACCGAACAGCAGGCGGCGCTCATTCGGAAGTACACCAAGAACGTCTTCCTGCTGTACGACAGCGACCAAGCCGGACTCAAAGCGACGTTCCGTTCCGGCGACGAGTTGCTCCGTGCCGGCGCGACCGTCCGCGTCATCACGCTCCCCGAGGGCGACGACCCCGATTCGTTCGTCGCGAAGGCGGGCGTCGAAGGCTTCGAGCGCGCCGCGTCGGCATCGATCGATCTCTTCGACCGAAAGATTCAGCTGCTCGAGCGCGGCGCGTGGTTCGCGGATTTGCAGCGCAAGCGCCGGGCGATCGACAAGCTCTTGCCGACGATCCGCGCGACGTCCGACCAACTCTTGCGCGATCTCTATATCTCGCGCACGAGCGAGGTCGCCGGCATCTCTGTCGAAGCAGTCGCCCGCGAAGTGGACGCGGCGGCAACGCGGGGCGCCGCCGCGAAGGAACGACGGAAGGGTGATCGCGCGGACGAGCGTCAGCGCCCGCAGACGCGCGAGATCCGCCGCGTCGCGGGCCCGCACGCGGAGCGTGAGCTGGTTCGCGTGCTTCTACATCAACGGCGCTACGTCGAAGCCGCCGCCGAACGCGTCGATCCCGACGCCTTCGCCGACCCGACCTACCGCGCCATCTTCGAGAGGCTCGCGTCACTCGACCCCGATGCGCCGATCGACGAGCTGGCCCTCGCGCTCGACGATCAGGCGATCG contains the following coding sequences:
- a CDS encoding endonuclease MutS2, with the protein product MNAHALNILELPRVLDVVAGSATSELGAEHVRGLTPAADAAHLDREHARVAAMRAAAGGDDAWRPHPVPDLATPLNRLRVEGAAWSGPDLVAGAVLLRSSRLTQAELRDARRPAVVGAVLSPLLDALFAQPSVEAAIDKALQDDGVVKDDASPALRHLRRELRAAHDTLIRILEREMERLDSHHRVPDASLTVRNGRYVIPVRRGGQVAAGGIVHDTSATGGTLFVEPAAAVEFGNRIRELEYEEIAEVDRILLALTDTLRPHRDSMIAAFAALVELDSLFARARFADTYQCAPAHLVDARAGFKIHDGRHPLLLAQGVNVVPFDLAMTANERTLLVSGPNTGGKTVLLKALGLLSALAQSGVPAPVGAGSSIPRFDDVFADVGDEQSIEASLSTFSAHVKNLGEILRLATAHSLVLIDELGSGTDPTEGAALGWAILENLTSRGTLTVATTHLGALKELAGQVDGVVNASLQFDAAALAPTYRLIKGVPGRSYGISIARRLLLPDSVVERAEERVPQRERELAALVEQLERRDEELAAREREAAVILEDARQRMANLGQRERNVRERERVAERDARQDTRRYLLDARAEIERTIRDLKARAAGELDEAGREARQRAEQLAAKQNVELERLEREESNVKRRDTPREVKSGAIAAGSPVAVATLGGKIGRVMELRDGDAVVVVGALKLTVERSSLTPVEATELHEVSGWTGDLPDVHVPSEIDVRGLRPDEAEAAVLQALDGAVRADLRMLRIIHGKGTGALRDRVGEMLRKDTRVREFRLGAWNEGGAGVTVAELA
- the dnaG gene encoding DNA primase, translating into MIPDDVVDRVRQEADIVAIVGEYVKLKRVGNSFRGPCPFHHGKGPNFSVTSRGYNCFVCHESGDVFTFVEKHLGLDFIEAVKWVGAKSGVEVREVSRQRDERDPREPLWEVNASAAEFFRSQLWTSDQSAGRDYVASRQLTQDDADRFGLGLAPRDAASMRKSLAALGFDDERQRAAGLLLSREGETEMRPRFRGRLMFPIYDIAGHVAGFGGRVLDAREPKYLNSAESELFAKRTLLYGLNWAKQSIRKADRLIIVEGYFDLIRLHLAGVQEVVAPLGTALTEQQAALIRKYTKNVFLLYDSDQAGLKATFRSGDELLRAGATVRVITLPEGDDPDSFVAKAGVEGFERAASASIDLFDRKIQLLERGAWFADLQRKRRAIDKLLPTIRATSDQLLRDLYISRTSEVAGISVEAVAREVDAAATRGAAAKERRKGDRADERQRPQTREIRRVAGPHAERELVRVLLHQRRYVEAAAERVDPDAFADPTYRAIFERLASLDPDAPIDELALALDDQAIEVMQQLLEENGGLDHAAETVDASINDFARRRIGARMTEIDRFLPLAGADEKDDLIREKRRLAAELQALGRPRWKSFTSSTPPAIPS